One Isoptericola dokdonensis DS-3 genomic window, CGCAGCGAGAACGTCTTGCCCATGCGCGGCACCGCGCCGACGAGGCCGGCGGCGAACATCAGCGTGGTCTCGACGGTGCGGCCGCGCTGGTCGAGGCCGATCGGGGCCGGCTTGAAGACGTTCACGCGGCCGGCCTTGGCGAGGTCCCAGGTGGGGGTCTTGGCGTCGGCCATCGACTTGTCGGCGACATAGAGCACGAGGCGGCCCTCGTGCACCTCGGGGTCAGGCTCGGGCCAGACGCAGCCGAGCGGGCGGCGCAGGCCGGATGCGAGCTTGCTGCGCCGCTCGATGACCTCGGCGGCCGTGGTGCCGCCGGGGAGGTCGATGTCGGCGCGGAAGCCGGGGCCGTCCCGGACGATGGCGACGTACCGGATGGCGTGCGGGTCGCCCTTGAGCGCGGCCGTGATCGACGCGAGGCCGAGGCTGGCGAGCGACTCGGTGATCAGGTAGCCGGTAAGCGGCGGGACCTCGATCTTCTCGTTGGCGTCGCTGGTGACGCGGGTGTTGGCCTTGCGGCCCAGCGCGCCGAGGACGAGCAGGGCGACGGCGGCGGTGGCGACCTGCGCGGCGGTCGGGGCGGCGACGGCGACCCAGGCGATGGCGGCGGCCAACGGCCCGGCGATGAACGCGAGGGTGATGGCCCGCTGCTTGATGACGTGGCGACGCTCGGCCCGCACCTTGATGTAGTGGTTCGGGTCGTCGACCTTGCCCATGACGTGCCAGTGGATGTCCCGGCTCGCGGTGTCCCAGACCCAGGCCCAGGTGGCGGCGACGAGGCGGCCCAGGCCGATGGGGCTGCGGACCGCGAGGCGGCCCGCGTAGATCGGGGCGCGGAGCAGGTGGTACGCGCTGAAGTGACCCGCGTACCCGGCGGCCCAGGCAAGGGTCGCCCCGAGGGTGGCCCGGTCGCGCAGCCAGGTCGGGACGATGGGGCGGCGGTCGCCGTCCCGCTCGGGGCGGGCCTTGGTCCGCTCGGCAGGGCGGCTGCCGATGGGCTTGCGACCGTCGAGCGGGTCGGGCGGGTCGGTGACGGTGCGGTCGGGGTAGGAGTGGATCGTCGGGGCGAGCACGACGTCGGTCACCTCGCCGTACGCGGGGCGGTGGGACGTGTCGGTGGACATGGGGCACCTTCCTCGGTTGGTCTCTTGCTGGCGTCTACGAGTGTCCCATGGTTTGTCTCGTAGCGCTAGACAGTCACGGGGCGGCCCAGTACGTTGGGGCGTGCCAGCAAGAAACCGACGAAGGGTCGCCCCATGCCTGCAATCGCCCCGTCCGCCCCGGCCCACGAGGCCGCTCCGATCGCCCCGGCCCAAGCCGCCCCGGGCGTCGAGGACCGTCCCGCTCCGACCGGCGAGGCCCGGCCCGCGTGGGACAAGGTCCGCATGCCGGCCCGCCCCGCCGCGGCCGGCCCGCGTCGCAGCTCGCGCGCACTGGTGATGGTCGGCGCAGTGTCCGTCGCGCTCGTCTCGACCGCCAGCGCGTATCTCGCCATGGTCGGGTTCGGCGTCGACCTGCTCGCCATGTCGCCCCCGGTCGCCTACGCGACGGCGGGGGTGTTCGAGCTCTCGCTCATGACGGTCGCGCTGCTCGCCCGCGAAGCGGCGAAGGGCAACCGGCCGGCCGGCACGCTGCTGGCGCTGACCTGGGTGCTCTCGGGCGCGTCGGGGCTGTTCGCCGCGTGGCACGAGCTCGTCGTTGGTCACCCGGCCGGCGCGGCCGTGTTCCGGCTGACCGTGCCGCTGCTCGCGGCGCTGATGTGGCACCTGGCGCTGATCGGCGACCAGCACCTCGCCTCGGGCCGGACGTGGTCCGAGCTGCGCGCCGGGCGGCGCATGCACGCGCTGTTCCAGGCCATCGAGGCCGAGCGCCGCGCGCGGGTGCTCGACGACGGCTCGCGCCGTGCTCGCCGGCACGCGCTGCGGGCCGAGGCCCGTCGTCTGCGTGCGCGCTCGCTCGCGCTGCGGTCGGTCCCGCCGGAGCAGATGCGCGAGGTCACCGCTGCGTGGACCGATGCTTTCGCCGCGCTCGAG contains:
- a CDS encoding helix-turn-helix domain-containing protein → MPAIAPSAPAHEAAPIAPAQAAPGVEDRPAPTGEARPAWDKVRMPARPAAAGPRRSSRALVMVGAVSVALVSTASAYLAMVGFGVDLLAMSPPVAYATAGVFELSLMTVALLAREAAKGNRPAGTLLALTWVLSGASGLFAAWHELVVGHPAGAAVFRLTVPLLAALMWHLALIGDQHLASGRTWSELRAGRRMHALFQAIEAERRARVLDDGSRRARRHALRAEARRLRARSLALRSVPPEQMREVTAAWTDAFAALEAGAVAVLARFDDGAARMTAEPHAAKATRRSTSTPAREARPTEAHPAPARPAPTPRPAGGDREALRAEVERLAGEGLSHREIADQLGGVTKSTVGRWLA